Within bacterium, the genomic segment CGCGCGCTCCGCGTAATACAACGTCCGTCGCCAGTCGCGCCGCTCCGCAAAGAAATTCGTCAGGAACGCCATGTGCCGTTCGCTGACTTCCGGAACGCGTTCCAGCAATGCATCCAACGGTTCCAGGATCGCCTTGTAGTCCTGGTAACCCAACTCAAGCGCACGGAGATAACATTCAAAGGCCTGCTGCCAGCGACGGTTTCGCCAGTGCAATTCCGCCAACTGCAATTCCGTGTTGATCTCGATTTCCCACTCGGCCGAATGCTCCGACGGCATCGGCTTCGGCGTGTCCTCGCGTTCGAACTCGCCTTCCTGGGCTTCGAGCAAAATGTCGTGTTCGTTGATGAATTGAAGCAGGTAAACGGCAGTGTCCAACTCGCCGCGCTTCTCGAGCAGGATCGTGATTTCGTTCAGCAGTGCCTTCGCTTCTTTATCCAGTTCGATGTGCGACAGATAATCGAACGCCTGGCGGTAGTCCTCGAGATCGATCAGGATGCGCGCCAGCCGCTTCACAAGCGCCGGATCGGTCGACAGGGATTCCGCATCGATTTGCCGCGCCCACATCAACGCTTCCTGGTGGTGACCTTGCAGCAGCGACACATTGCAGATCTGGCGGATGGTCGACGTCGTATTCTCTCGGTCATCCTGAAGCTGCTCGATCCGACGCGTCAGGAAACTGTAATAGGCCCCCAGCGTCGCCCCGTCGACTTCACCTTCTTCCAGCAAGCGGCGGTACAGCAGGTCTGCTTTGTCGTAGTGACTCAGTCGCTGGTAAACATCGGCGAAGAAAACCGCAACATTCGGCGGCAGCTCAAAGAGGTTCTGCACCGCCTCGAAGTGATTGATCAGCGGTTCCAGATTCTCGATGCCGAGGGCCAACGCCGAGCGATAGTGCTGCAGCGCATCGCGGTACTCCCCGCGGATCAACTGCAAGTCGCCAAGCGCCCGGTGGATGTCTGGGGAATCGGGGTACTCCTGGCTCAGGCTCCGAAGCTGATTGATCGAACGACCCAATCCCTCCGAATCGATCTGCTCCAGACTCGGCACATCCCGGGTCAGCGCGCGCCCCTGGCCGATCATGTACCCGATCGACAGCGCCCGCTGCAGTTTCACATCCGTTGGGAACAGCTCGCTGGCCTGCTCGTAGAGCTCCAGGGCGCGCTCGTGAAAGTGCCCAGCCTGAAAATAGGCCAGCGCAAGCTGGCGAACCAGCTTATCGTTTTCCGGATGGGAGCGACACGACTTCTCAAGGGAGTCGATCGTCTTCAGGGCGATTTCTCTTTGAGGTGCCGAGGACATATTCCGCGCGCGGTTGTTCTCCCAGTTCAGTGTCCGTTAATTCATCGGGCCAAAAGCCCTTTGAAGCAAGGAAGAACGCGTGAGCCGCCCGTAATGGGTATAAATTTACCCAAAAACAGCCGACACACAGCCGCTAATACATGGCCTAGAAAGAATTACGCCGGTTTCAGACAATTGCGACAGGCGGGCTTACGTCAGTCCTTCACGCTTCGCCTGCAGCGCGATCGCGTTGCGCAGATACAACTCCATGCAGAAAATCACCAGCAGCAGGGCGAACACGCCCGCCGCAGACAGGCCCGCGATCAGTGTGCGCTTTGGCGCCACCCGCTTCTGGGGTGAAACCGGCGGGTCCAGTAGCCGCAGCGTGCTGTACTCCTCGCCGCTGGCAGACACCGCGCGCAGCTTCGCCTCAGCCTGGCTGGCCACGGTCGAATTCAGCCGAACAGCGTACTCCAGGCGGTTCAGTTCCACGCTCAGGCCGCCCGATTCCGCCGCCAGACTCACTGCTTCGTCCCGCAGCGAAGTGACTTCTTCTTCGATTTCCGGAATCAACTGCTCGATACGGACCAGTTCGGCCTTCAAACGGGCGATTTCGCCGGCGGCCGCGCTGGGATCCGCCTCCATGCCCGCTAGCTCCACCTTGAGCTGCGTGCGGCGCTCCCAGAGGCCCGGCTCCGTGCCTTCGCCGATCTGCTCGATCGTCAGGCCGGTGCGCTCCGGCCCGGCGCGCATGTTGAAGCCCATGATGTCATTGCCGATCACATCCTTCAGCTTGGGCTGGGGCATGAACGTCAGTTGGCGCATGGCGCTCGTCAGCTTCGACTCCACCATTTCCTGCTGCTTCTCGACATCCTTCTTCTTTGCGACCGTTTCCTGGACCTCGCCCTTGAGTTCCTCCGCGCGCCGGCGCGACGAATCCGCCAGGAACTGCGCCTCTTCACTCAGCATATTGCCGTACTTGTTGAGGATACGCTGGATCCACAATTCCATCAGGCGGCGTGACTGCCACGTCGACGTGCCCTTGGCGCGCAACTCGATCACCGGCGAGTACTCCGTCGAGATCGTCGTGTCCACCAGCGTCGAGGCGCCGGCGTAGAACCGCAGACGGTACTTCTCCAGCGGCTGCGTGATCTTGTCTGGGAACTCCGGATCGTTCTCGAAGCGCTCGTTGTACTGGTCCCGAATAAAGGCCAGCGTGTGATCCGCCGTGAACATGCTGCGGAACGCCGGTGCCGGCATGCCGGGCTGTTCGTCCTCGAGATTGATCGGGGGCTGAGGCCGCACATAGATCAGTGCGCGGGTCTCGTAGATCTCTCCCGCAAATGCTCGCACCGCCAGATAGCACATCACGAACGAGGCCATCGTCAGGGCCACGATCCACCAGCGCCGCCTCCACAGGTGCAGCATGAAATCCGCAGTCATCAGGCCCGAAGGCGAAGTTTCCTGATCGTGTTCAGCCATGATCCTCAGTCGCTAGAGCCCCCGTAACGGGAGCGAAATCAACATCTCCCCCAAGAACCGGCGCCGGCCCTTGTGCGTCAAGGTCGATTGCCTTCCCGACCGGTCACACTGATCGACGCACTTCTCCGGAGCCACGGAGTTGACAATAGTAAATATTTGTCATTGACACCAGTTATTCAAGGGCGTAGCAGAGAGTTGAATCGATCAGGAAGTAAGAGGGTCAGGAGGTGGAACATGAAGTACATTCTTTGGGTTGGGATTCTTGCGGGATTGATAAGCACCACCAGTACCGTCGAGGCTCGGCGACCTCTGTTCCCGGAGCCAGCCATGAGCTATGGTGAGGGAAGATACATTGGTTTCGATCTCGAAGAGGTGAACGATGTCCTTGCCGTGGGAGAGTGGGGACGAGTGACATTCTTCGACGTGCAGACTGGAGATCAGCTACCCAACCAGTTGGAAGTCCCCGGCATGCCGTTTGCCGATATCAGCATCTCCCCGGACAAGAAACACCTTTGCTGTCTCGACTATCAAGGAGGAGGGGTATGGGATATCGAGACAAATCAATTGGTTTGGGATTTGGAAACGGGAGAATACTACCGGAGCGACGCATCCGACTTCTCCTCCGACGGTGAACGGATTGTTCTGCAATTGGCCCAGTTGCCCGGGATCTACGATCTGGCAACGCATCAACTTCTGATCACCTTGGAGAATCCTGATCGAGACCCCATCGACCCGACTCACTTCTCCCGCTTCGCATTCTCTCCGAATGAGAGCTATGTGCTGGGTATTGGGAACCACTGGGATAGCACTCACGCCGTAATGCTGACTCAGTACGTCATCTGGGACAGCCAGTCGGGGCAGATTCTTCAATCAAGCAGCTTCAGTTCATTCGGAGCCGGCAACAATCAACTCATCGTCTTCGATGGTGATGAGTCGCGCTTTCTCTATTGGAGTTCATCGCACGCTCGTCTGACCAACTTCGCATCCTCTGTTGTGGAGTGGGAATACACAATTGCCGACGATGAAGCTCTCATGGGAGCGACGCTCTCCCGAGATGGCTCGCTCGTCGCACTCGGCTTCGAAAACGGGGAAGTTCGAGTCATCGATTGGGCCAGCGCTTCGACGATTCGATCATTCAGCATCCCGCAGGCGTCCGAGCAGGGACCGAGATTTCTCCGATTCACATCGAACCAGAAGCGATTGATCGCCGGCGGACTGGACCTGGCGACATATATCTGGAACCTGGAAAATGGCGAGTTGGTGCGCAGAATTGTCCCCTCCGATCTGGAGGCCATCGAGACATATTCATCTGGCAGCGAGCGCACTGAACTCTTCTGGGGATCCGACTATCCGATCGCTGTTTCCCCTGACGGCTCTATGATCGCTATCGGAGGCGTCATACATGACCAGACGAGTGGTGAAGTGATCCAGCGAATCGAGGGACACACCGACTGGATTTCCTCTGTCCAATTCAGTGCGGATTCATCTCGAGTGATGACGGGATCATGGGACAGCACCTGTCGGATATGGGACATCGCCACAGGTTTGAAGACGAAGCGGTTTGAACTTCCCGGCTGGGTCCATCGAGCCATCTTCTCGCCGAACGAATCGATGATCGGCGTGGGATACGGCTTCAGAGACATTGCAGTACTCGATGCGAACCAGAAGACCGCCTCGCCGGACCGGGGCAACCTCTCCTTCTGGTCTACGCCTGGGATTTTCACCGATGTTGCTTTCACCCCTGATGGCACTTCCATAACAGGGGGCGGCGAGTTCTACCCAGCGGATATCGGCGCACAGTACATCCAGAGCGGCGGAGCCGTTTCGACCGAGTTCTCTCCCGATGGTCAACTTTGCTTGTTGGGAGACCAGGTGCTCTCCTGGCCCGCCGGCACAGAGCTCTACAGGATCAGCAACCTCTTCGAGGCCGAACTCAGTGCAGCGACATTTTCTCCGGATAGCAGCAGCCTCGCCTGCGCATTCAACCGCATTGGTGAACCAATCCATATCATCGACGCGCAAACCGGCGAGGATGAAGACCGCGTTGATCTTGGAGATCAGATGGTTCATCGGGACGCGCTCGTCCTAATGCCCGACGGCGAATCTCTTCTTGTTGGCATCGGTGGAGCCAAGGCGCTGCTCTTTGCCCCTGAGAAAGGACTTCCCCTCGAGGACTGGACACCTAACTGGCTCGATCAATTCGACGTCCCAGTGTTCTCGGAGACTGGCCGAGCCCCTCTGGAGATGACGGCGATTGAGAGTTCGCAGCTCTTCGGCACCTGGGAGTCTCCCATTGTCCAGTTACCCTCGCACACTGTCAGCGCAGACAACTCCCTGGATGGCCAGACGATCATTCGCGCAACGGCACACATTTCCACGACCGAGACAAATCCAGCGCTGGTTCCTCAGGTCCGTGTGCGCGTCAACATGGCCGATTTCCGGCAGGCCGATGTGCTCGTGATCGAATCAAGCGCAGGCGGGGAGTTCTCGCCTACGCCGGAGGGACGCGACTACACGCTGACGTTCATGCCGCCGGTCGGTGCGCCGGAGTGCCGCTTCTCCTTCGACATGCTGAACTTCGATCCCGCGGATTCACAGACAGCGATGACCCGATTGGAGTCGTTTACCATCGAATCGACCGAGCAGGCGTTCCTTGATGGAGCGCGCACTGAGGCAGTTTATGACTTTGAGATCGACCAGGGAAGTTGGGAGTTCTTCGCGCTCGATCCGCTTGCCATGTCCGAACACGCCTACGATGCCGCGGGCGGCCGCCTGGGACTGGCTGCCGCAGATACGGAGGGTCTGCAGTTCGGAGCATGGAGCACCAACGCCGATGATGTCGCAGTAGAATCAGGCAGGCTGTACTTCGCCCGATTCACGATCGGCACCAATGTCAGCGAACTATACCGGATGCCCTACATGAGATTGCGCTTGAACGAATCCTCGTACTGCGGCGCGCAGTACACCGAAATTGTCCCTGGGGGCGCGATGACACATCTTCCATCGCCGGGTGCTCCGCGGACCTTTTCCTGCTTCTTCCCGACCGGGGTGGGGGAGGGGCAGGCACTCCGTCCCTCCTTTGATATTCTGGCCGACACATCGTGGCCCAATGTCTCAACAGAGGACTGGATCTATCTCGAGCGACTCGAACTGCTTTCAATTGCCACGCCGTGAGGCGGGACGCCCTTAAATGGAACAGAGGCGCCGGACTGTCCTCGAAGGTGACACGGTGCGCCTCTGACCCACAAAATGTTGCGCGGCTGCCTACTGCAGGCCGCTACGTTTTTTCACACAAAGCTCTCGAAACCTGAAGAAGTACCTCTCGTTCGAATGGCGTTTCAGACTTCTCTCTCCTCGCACTGGGCGAGGTAATCGTCCCACTGCTCAGTCTCTGATTGCGAATTCGTCGGCTTCTGAACCTCGCGGCGATTCCACAGGGACTTTGTTGGGCGCATGTGTGAAGGGAACTTGCTGAAGTCGATGGGTAAGGGAGTTCTGTCGTACTGCGGGTAATAGTTGCCAGTCATGGTACCCACCTTTCCCTGATGTTACATCCTTTGTTCGGAGCCTACAAAGGCAAGTTCCGGGCCCACTACATCAGTTCGTATTGCCAGTCTGCTTCTGTCCACGTCGCGACGTCATATCGCCTGCATTATCAGGACATTTGCATGAGCACGGGGTCGGTCGGTCGAGCAGATCCTTACCGATTCCGGTGGTCTCCTTTTGCCCCGGCGGAAAATTCCGCCCACCAGGCCGACCCCTTGGAACCACAGGCATAAGCGCCTTTATTGCCACCCGAAAACACGTTCCCTCATTTGTTGTTACACTGCGGAATTCAGCGCCGATTGTCAACTCCGATCACTGTCCAGATCTGGCATAAGTGCGACTCTTCAAACACCGATGATGCGCCGCAGCAATTCTTCGCGTGACATGCATTTCGGGTTGGGACAGATTGTCCCGTGTCCTCAGGACGCACTTTGCCATGAAGCGACCTTCCCTGCGATTCACGTGGACCTCGCGCCTCAGCGGCGCCGCTGCTCTTGGCGTGTTCATCGGGCTCTGGGGGCTCGACATCTTCTTCCCTGCGTTTCACGACTGGTCGCGCCAGCTCGAGATCGACTTCTTCGGCATTCCTCCGCGCCACCCCGGCCAGCTAGTTCCCGGAACATCCGCCGTCGCCGCCGGAATCCTCTTCGCCATCGTCGGTTTCGTCACCGATTTGACCATCTACCGGCGCCAATCGGCCGAATGGGAAGATGATTAGGGTGTTACGGCCCTGAAGAGATGATCTGAGTCAGGATGTCGTCACCATCCACTCGAATGGCGGATTCCTGTTGTCTCTCCGAGCGGAAGGTCGAGACTGGGCTCATCAAGCACACAGGGTAGGGAACACAGTATGATCACAAAGTTCCAAATAAAGAACTTCAAGTCTCTGGCGGGCTTCAGTCTGCCGCCTGACAAAGATCGGCTGGGCCCCATGGTTTGTCTCGTGGGGCTAAATGGAGCTGGGAAATCCACCGTTCTGCAGGCACTGGACTTCGTGGCCCATCTGGTCACCGGGCAACCACTCGCTTGGCTTGCAAAGCGCCGATGGGTACGAGACGGCTTCGTCAGTGCATTCTCGGGGGTTCGTTCCAATACTATCGAAATCCATATCGAGCTCGAACTCCCAGATGATGTTGTCGTCTGGGATGCAAGATATGACTGCGATCAACACCGGTGTCAGAAAGAGGAGTTGGTTTGTAAGAGCACAGGGGACAAATACCTGGAGGTTGAGGGTGGCACCCTCTCGGTGAAGTCTGTAGAGGGGGAAGGCTCGAAACACAACTACAAAATCCCCTTCGAATATGGTGGCTCGGTCATCTCGCAACTCAAGACCTCAGAAATTCACCCGATCATAGGAGACTTTCGGACCGTATTCACCAGGCTCCGCGCTTTGGAGCTGCTTTCCCCCTCAATCCTCAGAAGCCGAGCGCGTGGAGATGAGCAGATCGGATATGGGGGGGAGAACCT encodes:
- a CDS encoding AAA family ATPase — translated: MITKFQIKNFKSLAGFSLPPDKDRLGPMVCLVGLNGAGKSTVLQALDFVAHLVTGQPLAWLAKRRWVRDGFVSAFSGVRSNTIEIHIELELPDDVVVWDARYDCDQHRCQKEELVCKSTGDKYLEVEGGTLSVKSVEGEGSKHNYKIPFEYGGSVISQLKTSEIHPIIGDFRTVFTRLRALELLSPSILRSRARGDEQIGYGGENLSVFLESLSDDQREELTQRLQGFYPTMDSWDIETSAAGGWKGIQLQEHYPNEARIGAEHINDGFLRVIAILSQAYTEDRFVLIDEIENGMNPEIVEKLMDFLVELGKQGKQVIVTTHSPLILNYLEDEVAEKAVYLLYRNNLGHTKAVRYFSFPQTRRKLEALGPGEVYADTPVSDLVDSLVREDSEGYGE